TGCCACAGCAGCACGGCCCCCGCCAAGTGCAGCACCCCCAGTATCTTCTGGGCTGAAAAAAAACGATCCGCAATTAACCCGATAATGAAAGGCGCAACAATCGCGCCTATGGATTGGGTGAGCACGGCCACTCCTACCTGAACCCCTGTGGTATGCAGGTTGCTCTGCAAGTAAGTCCCCAGCGTCACAAACCAAGCCCCCCAGATGAAAAACTCCAGGAACATCATCAGCGACAGCTTAAAGCGGATGGTAGCGGTCATAAGCCAGAAAAGAGGGTAAGGCAAAAAGTAATGGGGCCCCGGTGGGCCGGGCCGGAATCAGGACGTGGCCCAGGCCTTGTCGCCTTTTTTGTAAGGCACATTACCGTCGTAGCGGCCAGGGACGGGCAGGTAGCGCAGGGCCTTGGTGGCGCCCACTTCGGACGTGAAGTAGCCGAGCAACGTCAGTTGCTTCATCATGCGGAAGTAGTGGCTGGGGGCCCCTTTCTCGGCGTGGGCAGCGGCGTACTCCTTCTGCTCTTTGTCCAAGGCCACCAGCAGGGCGGTGCGCTCGGCGGGGTCGCAAGCCAGGAAGCCCTTGCTGTACTGCTTGTTGCACGCCTCGCTGAGCTTCACAATGCCCTCCGTGAAAATCTTCTGGTCGGCGGCGGTGTAGCAGTCACGCACCATCACGTTCATGAAGCGGCCGATGCGGGCCTCTTTGGCCCCCGGCGAAGCGGCGGTGGTGGGCAAAATGGTGTCGCCTACCTCATCGAGCAGGCGTATCTGGTCCATATCCAGGTCGGGCATTTTGGCCAAGGGGGCCCCAGCGCCGGCGCCGGCCTCCGCGGCCGGCTTGCCGGGCGAGGAGCAGCTGCTCAGAAACATATCGGCACCAATAACGGTGCCACCCATCAACAGGGCTACGCGGGCAATTGCATTTCTGCGGTCCATAAAAACGGAGCTTAAACGTTTTGTTTCTTGAGTTCGCTCACGGCGTGGTCCACGGCGCGGGCCGTGAGGGCCATGTAAGTCAGCGAGGGGTTTTGGCAGGCCGCCGAAGTCATGGCCGCGCCGTCGGTCACGTACACGTTGGGCGCATCCCACACCTGGTTGTGCTGGTTGAGCACCGACGTTTTGGGGTCGCGGCCCATGCGCGCCGTACCCATCTCGTGGATGCCGCCGCCCAGCACGTAACCGTTGTCGTAGGTTTTCACGTTTTTCAGGCCCGCCATTTCCAGCATCTCCTTCGCGTCGGCCATCATGTCGACGCGCATCTTTTTCTCGTTTTCGCGGGTATGGGCGTCGATGGCCAGCACCGGCAGGCCCCACTTGTCCTTCTTGGTTTTGTCGAGGAACGCGCGGTTGTCGTGGTAAGGCAAAGTTTCGCCGAAGCCCGTCAGGCCCATCGTCCACTTACCTGGCTCGGTGAGGGCGTCCTTGAATTCGCCGCCGATGTTCATTTCCGGAATTTCGCGGCTCCAGCCCTCACGGCTGGCGCTGCCCTGGTAGCCAAACCCGCGGATGTAGTCGCGCTTGTCGCCGAACAGGTTGCGGTAGCGGGGCACGTAAATGCCGTTGGCCCGCCGCCCGTACACGTACTTGTCTTCGTAGCCGTCGGCGTCGCCGTGGGCCCCCGCCCGGAAGTGGTGGTCCATCAGGTTGTGGCCCAGCTCGCCGCTGCTGCTGCCCAGGCCCTCGGGCCACACGTCGGTGGCCGAGTTCATCAGCACCCACGCCGAGTTCAGCGCCGAGGCGTTCAGGAAAACGACCTTAGCGTAGTACTCGTAGGTCTGGTTGGTTTCGGCATCGAGCACCTCCACGCCTTTGGCGCGCTTGGTGTCCTTGTCGTAAAGAATCTTGGTGACGATGGAGAACGGGCGCAGCGTGAGGTTGCCGGTGGCAACCGCGGCGGGCAGCGTGGCCGACTGCGTGCTGAAGTAAGCCCCAAACGGGCAGCCCAGCCAGCACTTGTTGCGGTACTGGCAGTTGGTGCGGTTGTGGTGCGGCCGCGTAATGTTGGCCGTGCGGCCGATGACCATGCGGCGGTGCTCGTAGTTCTTTTTGATGCGGGCCGCCACGTCCTTCTCCACAATGTTCATGTCCATGGGGGGCATGAAGTCGCCGTCGGGTAGTTGCGGCAGCCCATCGCGGTTGCCGCTGATGCCGGCAAATTTCTCCACGTACGAGTACCAGGACGCCAAATCTTTGTAGCGAATGGGCCAATCAACGGCGATGCCATCGTTTGCATTTGCCGAGAAGTCGTAGTCGCTCAGGCGGTATGATTGGCGGCCCCACATCAGCGAGCGGCCGCCCACGTGGTAGCCCCGGAACCAGTCGAAGGGCTTCACCTCCACGTAGGGGCTTTCCTGCTCGTTGACCCAGTAGTTCAGGTTGGCCTCGTTCAGGGTGTAGTCGCGGCCCAGCACCGGGTACTCGGCAATCATCTTCTGGGTTTTGCCGCCGCGGTGCGGGAATTCCCAGGGCGCCTTGTTGGCGTTGACGTAGTCCTTGATGTGCTCGATGTTTTCGCCGCGCTCGAGCATAATGGTCTTTAGCCCTTTTTCGGTTAGCTCCTTGGCTGCCCAACCGCCCGAAATTCCCGATCCGATGACGATGGCATCATACGTGTTTTTTTCCATGAAGCTGCTCCTGAATAATGGGTGGGGTTGAATTTATAAAGACTTTGCGAAGCCAACGCGGAAACACAAGGTGGCCAATCTTTTGCTAAGTAATCAAGCAGTTAAGATCGTTCAGCTAATTTACCGCAAACCATTGTGCCGGTTTAGCACTGGCAATGTAATGAGGATTTCTAACTTCTGCCGAGGCCTACGGCACAAAACTGGGTTTTCGTGGCACATTCCAACGTTCAGCTTCACTGGCAAGTAGGGGCAATGCTCAATCGTTTTAGCAAAGCTGAGGCGTATTCCTACCCTATGCTACGGTTGGGGCCCCACACGCCCCGCTGGTCCCCGGCCATTTCTGCCGAACCCTGATTGGCGGGCTCGCCGTATGCCTGAGCACTTCCTCCACTCATCCCTCCTCCCTTTGCCATGGACACGGTAGCCGCCGGCGTAACCCAGCTGCGCATTCAGCGCTTTGTAAACGTATATTTTGTAGACGCCGGCACGCCCGGCGACTGGGTACTAGTGGACACCGGCTTGCCCGGCAGTGAAAAAACCATCCGCGCCGCCGCCGCCGAACTGTACGGGCCCGGGGTGGGGCCCCAGGCCATTGTGCTCACCCACGGCCACCTCGACCACCTGGGCTCGGCCCTGGAGCTGGCCACTGGCTGGAACGTGCCAGTGCTGGTGCACCCCCTGGAGCGGCCCTACGTGACGGCCCAGGCCCTGTACCCGCCGCGCGACCCCACCGTGGGCGGCTCGCTGGGGTTCATGAGCCGGTTTTTCCCGACGCAGCTGCCCGACCTGCGCGACGTGGTGCAGGAGCTGCCGCTGGACGGCGACGCCGTGCCCTTCCTGCTGGGTTGGCGCTGGCTGCACGTGCCGGGCCACGCCCCGGGCCAGATTGCGCTGTTCCGCGACGCCGACCGCACGCTGCTGGGCGCCGACGCCTTCGCCACCACCGTCCACGATTCCGTGTCGGCGGTGCTGCTGGGGTGGCCCAAAATCAGCCGCGCCGGCGCGCCCTTCAATTACGACTGGGTTGCGGCAGAGCGCTCGGTGCAGGCGCTGGCGGCGCTGAGCCCGGCCGCAATTGGCTGCGGCCACGGGCCGGTCATCACGGGGCCCCAGGCTGCGGAAGGGCTGGCCCACCTGGCGGCCCACTACCCGGTGCCTGCCCACGGCCGCTACGTGCACGAGGCCGCCCGCACCGACGGCAACGGCGTGGAGCACCTGCCCCCGCCCGTGCCCGACCACTTGCCCCGCCAGGCCGCCGCGCTGGCTGCGGGCGTGCTGCTGGGCGTGGCGGCCTGGCTGCTGCTGCGCCGCCGCTAAGCGCCGCCGTGGTATGGGCCCTGTCCTGTCTGGGGCGGCTGCGGGGCCCGTACCTTGCCGGCGTGAATAGCTACCCGCCACCGCGCATTTTTTGCTTGACGCCGCCGGAAACCAACCCGCGTATTTGTGCCGGCCGGGCCACTCCTTCCACGGGAAACCAGACTTGGTTGGGCTGCGCGTTTTTGAGGAGCAGGCCGTGGGGGCCCCGCGGCTGGGGCGCGGCCCTGCTGCTGGGGGCCCTGCTGCGGCCTGGCGCCGGGCAGGCCCAGCCCACGCGCCCGGCCCGGCCCCCGGCAGCCCTCTACGCCACCTACCGTTACGTAGCCTACACGGTGTACGACCACACCGACGGCGACCCACCCACCCACGTGGCCGGGGTAGGCGGCACCCTCACCTTGTTTCCGACCGGGGCCTACGACAAGCGGCTGCGCATCATGGGGCCCAACGGAGCCCGCGATTTTGTGCAGCACGGCCAGTGCACGGTGCGCGGCGACAGCATCCGCTTTGCCTTCACCGATGCCCAAGGCTTCGATGTGCAGCGCGGCACTTACCGCTACGACGCCCGGGCGCGCCGCCTCACCATTGCCATTGCCGGCTACCCGCCCGGCAACCGGGGCGTGTACGAGCTGGTGGCCGACGTCGCGCCAGGGCCCCGGCCGGCTTCGAAGCGGCGGTAGTGGCCCGGGGCCCTAACGGGGCTTGTCGGCCCGCGCCCGGGCGGTGTACCTTGCGCTCCCGTTCGGAGCCCCACTCCCACCCTCGGCCCGAACGGCTCATTGTTAACTGTTAACTGCTACTATAGAATGGGACGCGCATTTGAATTTCGGAAAGGCCGCAAAATGAAGCGCTGGGACCGGATGTCGAAAGACTTCACCCGCATCGGCAAGGAAATCGTGATGGCCGTGAAAGAAGGGGGCCCCAACCCCGACAGCAACGCCCGCCTGCGCACCGCCATCCAAAACGGCAAGGGCGTGAACATGCCCAAGGACCGCGTGGACGCCGCCATTAAGCGCGCCAGCAGCCGCGAAGAAAAAGACTACCAAGAGGTTGTGTACGAAGGCTACGGACCCCACGGCATCGCCATCGTGGTGGAAACCGCCACCGACAACCCCACCCGCACCGTGAGCAACGTGCGCCTCTACTTCAACCGCAACAGCGGGGCCCTGGGCACGGCGGGCAGCTCCGACTACACCTTCACCCGCAAGGGCGTATTCAAGCTGGCCGCCGCCGGCCTCGACCGCGACGAGCTGGAGCTGGACCTGATTGACGTGGGCGCCGAGGACGTGTACGAAACCCACGAGGAGGACGAACACGGCGCCGAGCACGCCTACATGGTGGTCGAAACCGCCTTCACCGACTTCGGCCAGATGCAGAAAGCCCTCGAAGCCAAGGGCCTGAACGTGATGAGCGCCACCCTCCAGCGCGTGCCCAACACCACCGTGGCCCTGAGCGACGAGCAGGCCGAGGAAGTAGAAAAGCTCATCGAGAAGTTCGAGGAAGACGAGGACGTGCAGGCCGTGTACCACACGATGGGCTAAGCAGGCCCCCGCACCAATCGCCATGAAAATAGCCATTGCCACGGCCCCCAGCTACCCGTGGGGCGACGCTTGCACGGGCTGGCACTTGGTGCAAACCCCTCAGCTCGGCGTCATCCAGGAACGGATGCCGCCGGGCACGGCTGAGGTTTGCCACCGGCACGCGGTGGCCCAGCAGTTTTTCTATATATTGAACGGTACGGCTACTTTTGAGCTGGCCGGCAAACAGCTGGTGCTGGGGCCCGGCGAAGGCGTGCACGTGCAACCTGGGCAGGCGCACCGCATCCAAAATGAGGCGGCGGAAGCGCTGGATTTTTTGGTAATCTCCGAGCCCCACGCGCACGGCGACCGGCAATTGGTGCCGGCCTGAGCGGCCCGGGGCCCCATGTATTTTCACCGTTTTCTTCGTCGCCATGGCACTGACCAAGCTCATCCC
This genomic stretch from Hymenobacter sp. PAMC 26628 harbors:
- a CDS encoding gluconate 2-dehydrogenase subunit 3 family protein, yielding MDRRNAIARVALLMGGTVIGADMFLSSCSSPGKPAAEAGAGAGAPLAKMPDLDMDQIRLLDEVGDTILPTTAASPGAKEARIGRFMNVMVRDCYTAADQKIFTEGIVKLSEACNKQYSKGFLACDPAERTALLVALDKEQKEYAAAHAEKGAPSHYFRMMKQLTLLGYFTSEVGATKALRYLPVPGRYDGNVPYKKGDKAWATS
- a CDS encoding GMC oxidoreductase yields the protein MEKNTYDAIVIGSGISGGWAAKELTEKGLKTIMLERGENIEHIKDYVNANKAPWEFPHRGGKTQKMIAEYPVLGRDYTLNEANLNYWVNEQESPYVEVKPFDWFRGYHVGGRSLMWGRQSYRLSDYDFSANANDGIAVDWPIRYKDLASWYSYVEKFAGISGNRDGLPQLPDGDFMPPMDMNIVEKDVAARIKKNYEHRRMVIGRTANITRPHHNRTNCQYRNKCWLGCPFGAYFSTQSATLPAAVATGNLTLRPFSIVTKILYDKDTKRAKGVEVLDAETNQTYEYYAKVVFLNASALNSAWVLMNSATDVWPEGLGSSSGELGHNLMDHHFRAGAHGDADGYEDKYVYGRRANGIYVPRYRNLFGDKRDYIRGFGYQGSASREGWSREIPEMNIGGEFKDALTEPGKWTMGLTGFGETLPYHDNRAFLDKTKKDKWGLPVLAIDAHTRENEKKMRVDMMADAKEMLEMAGLKNVKTYDNGYVLGGGIHEMGTARMGRDPKTSVLNQHNQVWDAPNVYVTDGAAMTSAACQNPSLTYMALTARAVDHAVSELKKQNV
- a CDS encoding MBL fold metallo-hydrolase, giving the protein MDTVAAGVTQLRIQRFVNVYFVDAGTPGDWVLVDTGLPGSEKTIRAAAAELYGPGVGPQAIVLTHGHLDHLGSALELATGWNVPVLVHPLERPYVTAQALYPPRDPTVGGSLGFMSRFFPTQLPDLRDVVQELPLDGDAVPFLLGWRWLHVPGHAPGQIALFRDADRTLLGADAFATTVHDSVSAVLLGWPKISRAGAPFNYDWVAAERSVQALAALSPAAIGCGHGPVITGPQAAEGLAHLAAHYPVPAHGRYVHEAARTDGNGVEHLPPPVPDHLPRQAAALAAGVLLGVAAWLLLRRR
- a CDS encoding YebC/PmpR family DNA-binding transcriptional regulator, which gives rise to MGRAFEFRKGRKMKRWDRMSKDFTRIGKEIVMAVKEGGPNPDSNARLRTAIQNGKGVNMPKDRVDAAIKRASSREEKDYQEVVYEGYGPHGIAIVVETATDNPTRTVSNVRLYFNRNSGALGTAGSSDYTFTRKGVFKLAAAGLDRDELELDLIDVGAEDVYETHEEDEHGAEHAYMVVETAFTDFGQMQKALEAKGLNVMSATLQRVPNTTVALSDEQAEEVEKLIEKFEEDEDVQAVYHTMG
- a CDS encoding cupin domain-containing protein, which produces MKIAIATAPSYPWGDACTGWHLVQTPQLGVIQERMPPGTAEVCHRHAVAQQFFYILNGTATFELAGKQLVLGPGEGVHVQPGQAHRIQNEAAEALDFLVISEPHAHGDRQLVPA